A single window of Sporosarcina sp. Marseille-Q4943 DNA harbors:
- a CDS encoding rod shape-determining protein codes for MFGFGSRDVGIDLGTANTLVFIKGKGIVLREPSVVAKNTVTNEIVAVGSAAKNMIGRTPGSIVATRPMKDGVIADFEITTAMIEHYLKEATKAAGSAWKKPNVMVCVPFGITSVEQRAVIDAARQAGAKDAFTIEEPFAAAIGANLPVWEPTGSMVVDIGGGTTEVAVISLGGIVTSESIRVGGDSMDGAIIGYIRKTYNMTIGERTAEAIKIEIGSAKVSAKPEKMDIRGRDLLTGLPKTLEISSDEIVEALRESITQIIEGVRKTLEATPPELSADVMERGIVLTGGGALLENLDKVISDETNMPVFIAEDPLDCVAIGTGKALDNFEVIKKMQAR; via the coding sequence TTGTTTGGATTTGGATCAAGGGATGTCGGGATCGACCTCGGCACAGCCAATACATTAGTTTTCATTAAAGGAAAAGGGATTGTTCTTAGAGAACCATCCGTTGTAGCGAAAAACACAGTGACGAATGAAATCGTAGCAGTCGGTTCAGCGGCTAAAAATATGATTGGACGGACTCCTGGTTCCATCGTGGCGACTCGCCCGATGAAAGACGGTGTCATTGCGGACTTTGAAATTACGACAGCGATGATCGAGCATTATTTGAAAGAAGCGACAAAAGCTGCAGGCAGCGCATGGAAAAAGCCGAACGTCATGGTTTGCGTTCCATTCGGCATCACATCTGTCGAACAGCGCGCGGTCATTGATGCAGCGAGACAAGCTGGTGCAAAAGATGCGTTTACAATTGAAGAGCCGTTTGCTGCTGCTATCGGTGCTAATTTACCAGTTTGGGAACCTACTGGCAGCATGGTCGTCGATATAGGTGGCGGTACAACGGAAGTTGCAGTCATTTCACTCGGCGGCATCGTTACGAGCGAATCGATTCGTGTTGGAGGAGACTCGATGGACGGAGCAATCATCGGTTATATCCGTAAAACGTATAATATGACAATCGGTGAACGTACAGCGGAAGCTATTAAAATTGAAATCGGTTCGGCGAAAGTTTCTGCTAAACCTGAGAAGATGGATATCAGAGGTCGAGACCTATTGACTGGCCTACCAAAAACTTTGGAAATATCTTCTGATGAAATCGTTGAAGCACTACGTGAATCCATCACACAAATTATTGAAGGCGTCAGAAAAACGTTGGAAGCTACTCCTCCTGAGTTGTCTGCGGATGTCATGGAACGCGGAATCGTCTTGACAGGCGGGGGAGCGTTGCTTGAAAACTTGGACAAGGTCATTTCGGATGAAACGAATATGCCTGTCTTCATCGCCGAAGACCCGCTTGATTGTGTAGCGATCGGAACAGGGAAAGCGCTCGATAATTTCGAAGTGATTAAAAAGATGCAAGCTAGGTAA
- the mreC gene encoding rod shape-determining protein MreC, with amino-acid sequence MPRFFSNKRLILLLVGVIVLVALISFSLKDRQNATLPEQIVKDVVGFGQSLFSKPAHYITGTLDKIDGILNTYEENKHLKARLKEYASTQAELADVKADNEKLREIVGKKDSLRDYEPIQATVISRNPDQWEEKIIIDQGSVEGVELNMAVITANGLVGKVVLVTPFTSTVELLSTENRNFRVAAVIPGEEAIFGLIEGFDPARGELIMKRIDSNFDVKEGQKVESSGLGGIFPKGLLIGEVTEVSTDDFGLTKLAYIRPAADFSMLAHVMVAKRSSGVTSGTDGKVAGEDEEGEDGS; translated from the coding sequence ATGCCGCGATTTTTTTCGAATAAACGGTTGATTTTGCTGCTTGTGGGCGTCATTGTCCTTGTGGCATTGATTTCATTCTCCTTAAAAGACAGGCAGAACGCCACCCTTCCAGAACAAATAGTGAAAGATGTCGTCGGTTTCGGGCAATCTCTTTTCTCGAAACCGGCACATTATATTACAGGCACATTGGATAAAATCGATGGTATTTTGAATACATACGAAGAAAACAAGCATTTGAAAGCACGCTTAAAAGAATATGCCTCTACTCAGGCGGAGTTGGCAGATGTGAAGGCGGATAATGAGAAACTCCGAGAAATCGTCGGAAAGAAAGATAGCCTTAGAGATTATGAACCTATCCAAGCAACCGTCATTTCACGAAATCCCGATCAGTGGGAAGAGAAAATTATTATCGATCAAGGCAGCGTGGAAGGCGTAGAGCTGAATATGGCTGTCATAACTGCAAACGGGCTCGTCGGAAAAGTGGTGCTCGTCACTCCTTTCACGTCGACAGTGGAATTGCTTTCGACTGAAAACCGAAACTTCCGGGTGGCTGCTGTCATACCGGGTGAGGAAGCTATTTTTGGTTTGATAGAAGGATTTGATCCGGCGCGTGGCGAATTAATAATGAAGCGCATCGATTCGAATTTTGACGTCAAAGAAGGGCAAAAAGTCGAGTCTTCTGGTCTTGGCGGCATTTTTCCAAAAGGTTTGTTGATCGGGGAAGTGACGGAAGTGTCTACGGATGATTTTGGATTGACGAAATTGGCTTATATTCGTCCGGCAGCTGATTTCTCCATGTTGGCTCATGTAATGGTCGCAAAGAGGTCATCTGGCGTTACGAGCGGAACAGATGGAAAAGTCGCTGGTGAAGACGAAGAGGGGGAGGATGGATCGTGA
- the mreD gene encoding rod shape-determining protein MreD — protein MIRFIIPLIAVILFFLEPVFSLFSPVSIADVSYTLVPRFVIVYLIFITVYYGRRRAILYGMILGLLYDMYHIDIIGIYTFLYPVICYLAALIIRQLHRHVITVMLLSMAMVAVLELLSFIFASLIALTAIGFEEFIVIRLMPTMIANSIFVAMFGYLFKWLIDERELQKAGI, from the coding sequence GTGATCAGGTTCATAATCCCTCTTATTGCCGTCATATTGTTTTTCCTCGAGCCGGTATTCAGTCTCTTCTCACCCGTATCGATCGCAGATGTATCTTACACTCTCGTACCCCGCTTCGTTATCGTCTATCTGATTTTCATCACCGTCTACTATGGACGAAGGCGAGCAATCCTCTATGGAATGATACTTGGACTCTTGTATGATATGTATCACATTGATATTATTGGTATATATACTTTTTTATATCCGGTGATCTGCTATCTTGCCGCTTTGATCATCCGTCAGCTCCATCGCCACGTCATCACAGTGATGCTTTTATCTATGGCGATGGTTGCGGTGCTTGAATTGCTGTCGTTCATCTTTGCCAGCCTGATTGCATTGACGGCAATCGGCTTCGAAGAGTTCATCGTGATCCGTCTTATGCCGACAATGATTGCCAATTCCATATTTGTGGCGATGTTCGGCTATCTGTTTAAATGGCTGATCGACGAGAGAGAACTGCAAAAAGCCGGAATATAA
- the minC gene encoding septum site-determining protein MinC produces MTKQHYVTIKGTKDGLVLRLDDKCAYSDMIAELRNKVSENSLDGLAEVKVHTGNRYCNEEELKEIMNVVHESPHLRVSKIQSEVITIEECNRKVLENQSETYIGIVRSGQVVKADGDLVVIGDVNPNGRVVAAGSIYVLGRLKGIAHAGAAGNEEAVIAASWLEATHLMIADRMETMTDELTILSEQPEMECAYIHPNGFIAIDRLQELRILRPNLSTFKGGS; encoded by the coding sequence ATGACGAAACAGCACTATGTAACAATAAAAGGGACAAAAGACGGGCTTGTCCTCCGACTTGACGACAAATGCGCTTATTCGGACATGATTGCAGAACTCCGCAATAAAGTCAGCGAAAACAGTCTTGACGGGCTCGCTGAAGTGAAGGTGCATACTGGAAATCGTTATTGTAATGAAGAGGAGCTTAAGGAAATTATGAATGTCGTTCACGAATCGCCGCATTTACGAGTTTCCAAGATACAGAGCGAAGTCATTACAATCGAAGAGTGCAACCGTAAAGTACTGGAGAATCAATCGGAGACCTATATCGGCATCGTTCGCTCGGGACAGGTCGTAAAAGCCGATGGAGATCTTGTTGTAATCGGCGATGTCAATCCGAACGGCCGTGTCGTAGCCGCGGGAAGCATTTATGTATTAGGAAGATTGAAAGGGATTGCTCATGCGGGAGCAGCTGGCAATGAAGAAGCGGTAATTGCGGCTTCGTGGCTTGAAGCGACGCATTTGATGATAGCGGATAGAATGGAAACAATGACTGACGAGCTGACAATTTTGTCGGAACAACCGGAGATGGAATGCGCATACATACATCCGAACGGTTTCATTGCCATCGACCGTTTACAGGAGCTTCGGATTCTCCGACCTAATCTGTCGACATTCAAAGGAGGGAGCTAG
- the minD gene encoding septum site-determining protein MinD gives MGEAIVITSGKGGVGKTTTSANLGTALALQGKKVCLVDTDIGLRNLDVILGLENRIIYDLVDVIEGRCKIHQALVKDKRFEDGLFLLPAAQTTDKNAIEPEQIKELITELKRDYDYILIDCPAGIEQGYKNAVAGADRAIVVTTPEISAVRDADRIIGLLEQEDIEPPKLIINRIKSRLVNSGDALDVNEITSHLSIDLLGIVLDDEKVISSSNKGEPVVMDPSNPAAIGYRNIARRILGESVPLMSLDEGKPGFFGKLKSLFAK, from the coding sequence GTGGGTGAAGCAATCGTAATAACGTCTGGAAAAGGTGGAGTCGGTAAAACGACGACATCTGCAAATCTTGGGACAGCATTGGCTCTACAAGGTAAAAAAGTGTGTCTCGTTGACACGGATATCGGTCTCCGCAATCTGGACGTCATCCTCGGACTTGAAAATCGTATCATTTACGATCTCGTCGATGTAATCGAAGGCCGATGCAAAATCCATCAGGCGCTCGTCAAGGACAAGCGTTTTGAAGATGGACTATTTTTGTTGCCGGCAGCTCAAACTACAGATAAAAACGCAATTGAACCAGAACAGATCAAAGAATTGATCACTGAATTGAAACGTGATTATGATTATATTTTGATCGACTGCCCTGCAGGTATTGAGCAAGGATATAAAAATGCTGTTGCAGGTGCGGATCGAGCCATCGTTGTCACGACGCCGGAAATTTCGGCGGTGAGGGACGCGGACCGTATCATCGGACTTTTGGAGCAAGAGGATATCGAACCGCCGAAGCTGATCATCAATCGGATCAAAAGCCGTCTCGTCAATAGCGGCGACGCTTTGGATGTGAATGAGATCACGTCTCATTTATCCATCGATCTGCTCGGAATAGTCTTGGACGATGAAAAAGTCATTTCCTCTTCAAATAAAGGGGAGCCGGTCGTCATGGATCCATCGAACCCGGCAGCAATCGGTTACCGGAACATCGCCCGTCGGATCTTAGGCGAGTCCGTGCCACTCATGTCTCTCGACGAAGGAAAGCCAGGATTTTTCGGGAAACTGAAATCATTATTCGCTAAATAA
- a CDS encoding M23 family metallopeptidase: MKWKTKWVIAIIVAIGVFSFAKLEEIGVVNKPVTQYITTGKDFIVMKKWVASIIGDPEEDTITVSAETVEELPFAAYESMQPYKDGVIASYAHPMPITAQGDGLIVFTGFTRQSGKTITVLYDDGDEVTYGFVGSISKLPYSTVKKGDTLALMNEEAIYLKVKREGVVLEAAVLATYFSEDTK, from the coding sequence GTGAAATGGAAAACAAAATGGGTCATTGCAATCATAGTAGCGATTGGCGTATTCAGCTTTGCCAAATTGGAAGAAATCGGAGTTGTCAACAAGCCTGTTACGCAATATATAACGACAGGCAAAGATTTCATCGTCATGAAAAAGTGGGTGGCCTCCATAATTGGAGATCCGGAAGAGGACACGATCACAGTGTCTGCTGAAACAGTTGAAGAGCTACCATTCGCTGCATATGAATCGATGCAACCTTATAAGGATGGAGTAATTGCATCCTATGCTCATCCTATGCCGATTACAGCACAAGGGGACGGGCTCATCGTATTCACTGGCTTTACACGACAATCAGGGAAGACGATCACAGTGTTGTACGATGATGGTGACGAAGTGACGTACGGATTTGTCGGGTCGATATCGAAGCTCCCCTATTCGACTGTGAAAAAGGGGGACACGCTTGCTCTTATGAATGAAGAGGCGATCTACTTAAAAGTGAAGCGGGAAGGGGTCGTATTGGAAGCTGCAGTGTTGGCTACTTATTTCTCGGAAGATACGAAATGA
- a CDS encoding metalloprotease translates to MKLRLHPILAPFFLVLMVTGGLAFYALVFISLLFHEAGHVVAAKMAGMKVRSCTIMPYGGELRIPDRHSYGKRQRVFVAVGGPIATAILLLLSMLFSFPGDDQFVRIQTAILLLNILPVLPLDGGQAISAMLETDERKYKVRSAFLVFSISVLLAVTLLLLSGLPETVLFLVLALFLLFQNISAFKFRKYEQAYEQLKRKQLTP, encoded by the coding sequence ATGAAGCTTCGCCTTCATCCCATTTTGGCACCTTTTTTCCTCGTGCTTATGGTAACAGGAGGATTGGCGTTTTACGCTCTCGTCTTCATATCCCTTCTTTTCCATGAAGCAGGCCATGTTGTCGCTGCGAAAATGGCAGGTATGAAGGTCCGGTCATGCACGATCATGCCTTACGGAGGAGAACTGCGAATACCCGACCGGCACTCTTACGGTAAAAGACAAAGAGTGTTCGTTGCGGTCGGAGGGCCTATCGCCACAGCAATTCTCCTCCTGCTATCAATGCTGTTTTCATTTCCTGGAGATGATCAGTTCGTCCGCATTCAAACAGCGATCCTATTGCTGAACATATTGCCTGTTTTGCCTTTGGACGGTGGACAGGCCATTAGCGCCATGCTCGAAACGGATGAAAGGAAATATAAAGTGAGATCCGCATTTCTCGTCTTTTCCATATCGGTGTTACTAGCTGTCACTCTTTTGCTTCTTTCGGGCCTTCCGGAGACTGTCCTCTTTCTTGTTCTAGCTTTGTTTTTGCTCTTTCAAAACATATCCGCTTTCAAGTTCAGAAAGTATGAACAGGCTTATGAGCAGTTGAAAAGAAAACAGTTGACGCCATAG
- the rplU gene encoding 50S ribosomal protein L21 yields MYAIIETGGKQIKVEQGQEVYIEKVVGEAEETVTFDKVLFVGGEDVKVGAPFVEGATVTGKIVKQGRAKKITVFKYKPKKNYHKKQGHRQPYTKVVIEGINA; encoded by the coding sequence ATGTACGCAATCATTGAAACTGGTGGAAAACAAATCAAAGTCGAACAAGGCCAAGAAGTCTACATTGAAAAAGTAGTCGGCGAGGCTGAGGAAACTGTAACATTCGACAAAGTTCTATTCGTTGGTGGAGAAGACGTGAAAGTTGGCGCTCCATTCGTGGAAGGTGCAACGGTTACTGGTAAAATCGTTAAACAAGGCCGCGCGAAAAAAATCACGGTTTTCAAATACAAGCCGAAAAAGAACTACCACAAAAAGCAAGGTCATCGTCAGCCATACACGAAAGTTGTCATCGAAGGCATCAACGCGTAA